The DNA sequence CCTGAAGAAAATTCACGGCGACAAAGTCGATGTTCCCGACAGCCAGAAATTCATCGGCTTTGATGGCTACGAGAAAGCAATCAGCTGCCTTGGCCCGGGGGATGTGGTTCTGCTCGTCACCCCTCCCGCTTTCCGTTGGGTTCACTTCGGTTACGCCATCGAAAAAGGCATCAATGTCTTCATGGAAAAACCGATCACCGTCGACGGTCCCAGTACCCGCAAGATGCTTGAGCTTGGCAAAAAGTCTGTTGAGAAGAACCTCAAGGTCGGCGTCGGTCTGATGTGCCGGCACTGTAAAGCACGCCAGGAACTTTATGATCGCATCAAAGATGGTCAGATCGGTGATGTCCTCGAACTGCGGGCCTATCGTATGGCAGGTCTCACCGGTTCTGCTGCCACCGGCCCCCAGCCGCCTGACATGAAAAGCGAACTCCTGTATCAGATCTCCCGCTTCCATGGTTTCCTCTGGGCCAGCGGTGGTGGATACAGTGACTTCCTGATCCACAACATCGACGAAAGCTGCTGGATGAAAGATGCCTGGCCGGTTCAAGCCGATGGATCGGGGGGACGCCATTACCGGGGCGATAACGTCGACCAGAACTTCGACAATTACAGCGTCGAATACACGTTCGCCGATGGAACCAAACTCTTCCTGCGCGGTCGTACGATTCCCGGCTGTCGCCAGAAGTTTGCCAGCTTTGCTCACGGTACCAAGGGACTGGCAGTCATCTCAACCTCGGCACACCACCCGGCGAAACCCCGGATCTACAAAGGCTACAATGAGGATAAGGACAATCTTCTCTGGGAATTCCCGCAGCCTGAGCCGAACCCGTATCAGATCGAATGGGACGATCTGATTACCGCCATTCGTGAGGATCAACCTTATAACGAAGTTCAGCGTGGTGCGGAAGCCAGCCTGGTTACCGCCATGGGTCGTATGGCAGCCCACACAGGGCAGATCGTTACCTACGATGAAATGTTGAATTGCAAACAGGAGTTCGCTCCCGATGTAGATAAACTGACCATGGACTCGCCCGCACCAGTGATTGCTCGTGCCGACGGATCGTATCCCGTTCCACTGCCGGGTATCCTGAAGCACCGTGAGTATTAAGATTCACCGACGGCTACAGTCGTCTCTCAAGTGAATGATCAACAGGCGACCTCCGAATTGATTTCGGAGGTCGCTTTTTTTATTTCAAGTCATGCTAAAGTTCCGCAATACACACTCAACACGCTTCCATCCACTGTCGTATCGACTTCCCTTCTCATTCAGCCTGCACAGGCCCACCTCGCTTACAAGCGTTACACTTCACCCAATAATTCTCAGAGCGGGAAAAACACTCATATCAGCGTCAGACAGAAAAATTGACAAAATCAGGAGAATCAGACAATCAGTGATTGCCTTTTTGAATTGCGAACGGTAAATTCGGTTCTTAGTGGGTTTCCTGCCCAATTGATCTTTGATAACTAGTTGATTGTGGGTTATCCGCCCAGTACAATATTGAAATCATTCAAGATTGCTGCAAATCGGGTTTAATCACCCCTGTTTCGTCAGGCTGACTATGAGCGGTGAAACTTTTATCACAGGAGAGATCAAACGGACGGTCGACGACCGTTTCCGGATTTCGCTCCCTGCTGATATGGCTCAAGCTGTGACTGACGAATCTGGGGAAACGATGCTCACCAAAGAGCGTGCTGGCTGCCTCAGTCTCTGGAAAGCCTCCGACTGGCAATCCAGACATGATCAGGGAGTTGACCTGATCAAACAGAAGATTCAGGCTCATCGCCTGGAGAATCGCTGGGATGAAGTGCAACGTCTGGGGCGACTGCTGTCGACCCGGAACCGCACGATTCAGTTGGCCAATCGTTCTCGCTGCACAATTCCGGAAGGATTTCGCGAGTTTCTGGGAGTCCAACCCAACCAGGAGGTCATGATTGTTGGCGCAGTGATCTGCGTTGAAATCTGGAATCTCTCGGCCTGGCAGAATCTGCTCGAACAGGACATGCCTGAATTCGGCACACTCTTCAAAGAGCTCTCTGGTTAATCCACAATCGATCTACGATACATATAGACCTTCAGCGTCTTTGACTACGGGAGAGGGAGCGACTCATTCAGTACCCCCATCACATCCGGTAAACCTAAAGTCTATTTCCATGGAAGGCTTTTTTGGCACGGATGCCGCTTTCTTCTCTTGAGTCAAATGCGTTTTCCCCATTCTCAATCTCAGGCAATTTTGAGAATGGGGATTTTTTACGCGCCGCCCCAAACCGATGCGGTCAGCTCCCTACCTGCCCGGCCAGCAGCTGCGCAAACTTTCGCCCCGTGACTGACAGGGGATATTCGCCCAATTCACTCACAGGCACCCACCGATATTCGGACGACTCCAGAGCTTCGTCCGCTTCAACCTCGGCGATAAAACACAACAGCCGAATCTTGTATCGCGTCACACTGTGACGGATCTCCTGAGCGAAATGACGAATCGAAGCCGCCACGCCTGAGTGCTCGCGCACATACGCCTCCAACTGAGGAATGACAGACGCGTTCAACCCCTCCGGAATTTCCGCGATGTTGCTACCCGCTTCCATTTCCTCATCGAACAGCAACTGCTCCCGGGAGGATTTCTTACGGGGGGCAGCCGGATGCGGAGTACCATTCAATTCTTCCAGAGTGAATCTGGGAAAATCCCAGAGCCCCGCCCAGCGCTCGCCTGCTGTCCGCTGTCGAATCAGAACGTTCTGCCCATCGAAAACGGCGATCGAAGCATCCGTCAGAGGAGTAATCACTGGCCGCGCTTTAGGAACCGGAATCTGCTGCTGTCGCTGCGTGAGAAATGCTTCACAACAGGCACTCACCGGACACTCAGCACACTGTGGATTCTGAGGCGTACAAACCAGACTCCCCAAATCCATCAACGCCTGGTTAAACGCTCCCGGTGCTTTGCGAGGCAGAATCAACTCTGCGAATTCCCACAACTGCTCCTGTCCGGATTTTGAGCGGGGATCCAACTCCAGCCCGATTAAACGCGAATACAGGCGGAGCGTATTCGCCTCT is a window from the Gimesia benthica genome containing:
- a CDS encoding Gfo/Idh/MocA family protein, which translates into the protein MSEAPKYISSRREFLKNSSRLAAGASVLAGTSIPHVHAAEDNTIKIALVGCGGRGTGAASNALSTTSGPIKLVAMADVFDHRLNTSYNSLKKIHGDKVDVPDSQKFIGFDGYEKAISCLGPGDVVLLVTPPAFRWVHFGYAIEKGINVFMEKPITVDGPSTRKMLELGKKSVEKNLKVGVGLMCRHCKARQELYDRIKDGQIGDVLELRAYRMAGLTGSAATGPQPPDMKSELLYQISRFHGFLWASGGGYSDFLIHNIDESCWMKDAWPVQADGSGGRHYRGDNVDQNFDNYSVEYTFADGTKLFLRGRTIPGCRQKFASFAHGTKGLAVISTSAHHPAKPRIYKGYNEDKDNLLWEFPQPEPNPYQIEWDDLITAIREDQPYNEVQRGAEASLVTAMGRMAAHTGQIVTYDEMLNCKQEFAPDVDKLTMDSPAPVIARADGSYPVPLPGILKHREY
- a CDS encoding division/cell wall cluster transcriptional repressor MraZ yields the protein MSGETFITGEIKRTVDDRFRISLPADMAQAVTDESGETMLTKERAGCLSLWKASDWQSRHDQGVDLIKQKIQAHRLENRWDEVQRLGRLLSTRNRTIQLANRSRCTIPEGFREFLGVQPNQEVMIVGAVICVEIWNLSAWQNLLEQDMPEFGTLFKELSG
- the mutY gene encoding A/G-specific adenine glycosylase, which translates into the protein MSELSDLFDAGRRQRFRRGLQAWYVVHQRDLPWRNIDDPYKVWISEIMLQQTVVAAVIPYFEKFMDRFPDVQTLAAAEEGEVLQYWEGLGYYSRARNIHKAARVITEERDGAFPRDVDGLQALPGIGRYTAGAICSFAYDQRAPIVEANTLRLYSRLIGLELDPRSKSGQEQLWEFAELILPRKAPGAFNQALMDLGSLVCTPQNPQCAECPVSACCEAFLTQRQQQIPVPKARPVITPLTDASIAVFDGQNVLIRQRTAGERWAGLWDFPRFTLEELNGTPHPAAPRKKSSREQLLFDEEMEAGSNIAEIPEGLNASVIPQLEAYVREHSGVAASIRHFAQEIRHSVTRYKIRLLCFIAEVEADEALESSEYRWVPVSELGEYPLSVTGRKFAQLLAGQVGS